CACCTTGCCTCTTTGCCTCCCTGACTTTGCAGGCCGCGCCCGGGCGAGAGGGGAGCTGTGAGGCTGTCTGTCCCACCCTTCTCACTGGTTCTGctaatatattttttccatcatgCCTGTGGCGCCGGCTGTAAGCCTTAAACACGTCTTCATCCGCTTTGTAGGCTTCAAGCCCATTGGGAAGCCAGGAGCAAACTAATGGCGAACTGTGGGGCTGTGGGTTCCTGGGGGAGATCGGTGACGCAGGTGTAACATATAATCGGGAAAAGCTTCTGAGACCCGAAGTGCGTGCAGGAGTTagcaaggggtggggggaggggggagaaagcGCTAAAAGAAGCTTCAAGGTGGAGGCAAAAACATGTTCAAAGGCAAGAGATAGAGCAAGTGTCTTTGAAAAACTCAAAAAGTTCAGTTGGTCGATGGTGGAGGGGTCAGAGCTGACAGTCTGGCAAATGTTGCTACGCAGTGGCTTCAACCTGAGGATTATTGGGAATTAGTGAAGAGTTTTAAGCGGAAGAGTAATTCAATGAGATTTGTTGTCATTTCCAGAAGTAACATTACAGAGAGGAGACAGAGGGTATGAGTTTGAAAGCTGTGGTTGAAACGTAGTGAGAGATGATTGTGACCCCGACCATGGCAGCAATGTTGACGTTCAGCAATGAGGACAGGACAGAGTAGAAACATTAAGGAGATAGAATCTAAACTAAGTAAGCTCCCCAGGTTAATACTGATACAGGCTGAAGTTTGAGGACACTATACACTTTCTCCTCAGCCTTGTCCACTGGATGGCTTTAATAGCCAGCAATAAATGCTGATTTTTCCTAAATCTCTACTTAAGCTGAGATCTCTCTCCTGAGCTCTAGTTGTATCCATCTGCTTTGCAGAGTCTCCACCTGGCCAACCTACAGGCACCACACATGCCAAACACTGAGCTTTTCACAGAAACCCTCTTGCAGTGTTCACCAACTTAGCAAATAGCACCCTCAACCAAGTAGTTCTACCCTGAAATGTGAATGACTTTTTAAACCTCTTCCTATCTGTACACAAGACCCAAGTTCAATACACACTCTGGCACCAACTTCCACCCCAGCTCCCTTTACCCTGGGATTGCATTGGAGGAACAGGGATAGAGCTGTAATGGTTTAAAATTATTACTGGGTATCAAGAAGGATAAAGGTCCTACCCCTAAGTATTGTTGAActgttggaattttaaaataaagctacatAGCACAGGGAGTAGGCCAAACTGGTCCTCTTCCCTAGAATTATCTATATAGAGAAGCAACTATGTGCTTAGAATCTGCACATATACAAAGATGGTTCATGTCCTCCTTAGGAAGCCCACGTCCTAGCTACAGAGACAGAACAGGAAACAATTCCAGTGGGACtgtatcttatatatatttagcttacaGGAACTCAGATGTATACCCTTCACTAAAAAAAGAGGGAGGATGATTAAAAATTATACTCTGCCTATGTCATTTTTATGTAATGTCTATTATTAGGCACATTTACTTTACACTTCcaaatacatattactatattGTATTATGTACTGTTCTTTATGAGCAATGTAAAGGATTCTTTTTAAAGAGTGATTTTGGCCAGTCTTGTTTTTCAAATTGCTGGTTTTGGACTCAGACCCCATATAAGATGGTATACCATTGTATCTGGTGatcattgctctttttttttttttcccccaatttggTTGGAGTTtgccatttaaatttatttcacacAGTATAAGCATTATGTCCTTCATAATGAGTTTTAAATTGTCTCTTAGCTATTCCAGATTGAACCACTTTCTAAAACTACTTTATGTTTACTGAATGGGAAAACATTGATGGTTGCTGTTTAcatttccctgtttctttcccagtaacaaaattttaattcttcaacACTGCTCTTAATAGAGGTGTGTGCAAGGTACTGTGGGAGCGCCAGTAAGGGAGCAGCATTCTGCCTGAGATGGTCAGAGAAGGGTTCACAAGATATATTTATTCTGAGTGCTTTAAGGGTTGGTACAGATTTGTTAAAGAAAgagacaaggccaaagctggatGGCCAGTTGTCTAAGTTGATTGGCTGGCTGGACTAAGACTTCTGAGGTTTCTTCAAGCTCTAAACTTTATTTAAGttacctctttaaaaaatattcctttattCTTCCCCAAATCTCCGTGGTGGGCAGGATGATCAGGAAGGTGTTTGAACTGGCTTCACTTTCCTCAGGAACAAGCCTGGCTTGAGGCTGCCCAGGCTTTCATCCAAGAGACCCTGTGTGCGCCTGCCAAGGAGCGTGATGTCCAGTTGACTGAGTTGGTAATCGACTGTGTGAAGACTGTCTGCTTGTCTCAGGGAAGGAACCAGGGTTTTACACTACCTCTCAGCTACAGGTaaggagaggtggggctcaggggaAAGTTAAATTTGGGATTGAAAAGAAAGGGCCTATAGTTTAAAAGGGGGGAAGTGAGATGAGTGAGGGGAAACTTGCTAAGAGGAGAAAGAGGTGGTCTAAACAAAACCCACTTCTGCCCGTCTTTCCTGTTCTCCATCGAGCTGCTTTCTTTTTCCTATAGATCTCCTTAATTGGCTCAAGTCAAGTTTagagacaaggagggagaaggtgagaagacagaaagaaaatctggaaaaataactcaaagtggaggggagaggctgatattatttcattttgtgaattAGGAAACTAAGATACAGACAGTGACTTCTCCAAGTGCATCTGAGTTTGAGGTCTTCTGaaagtgtttttgtttatttttcacacGACACTACCATTTCCTAAACTGTTCTAGGCAATGTTAATAAAGTACTACAAGTAAAGGTTTTCATGACCAAGTAAGTTTGAGAGACTTTGGATATGATAACCTTCTCTAGCAGAGTCATGGGGCTTGTTAACATGTTAAATAAAGTCTGTGAAGAGTCCTGCAGAAAGAAACCTGTTTACCTTCTCGTAGAAGTAACCACTATATGGAATATGTGGTGTATCATTCTTGTGAATAgctttatgtttttttctatacACACATCTATCCCTAAGCAATATATAGTAGTTTTGCAGATCCTTAGACTTTGTATAAATGGTACCATACCTCATATAGTGTCTGCAGTTTGCTTTTCGTGCTTCTGAGATTTATTCACATTGATAATTCTAGCTCATTTATTTGAACTACTCTATGGTATTCTATTATATGAGTATACATATCACTTTAtcctttaaagaataaaaaaggtaGAAATCTGTTCAGCTTTGTTTAATTTGTTATTTCCCAATAATAATGGAAAATTGAAAAGAATAATTGAAAAGTGAAAAGTTAGTAACTTTTAGGAAACTTGGAACctttttgtttcttgttattcttcaagataaatataaaattgataacACAATGTTTTAGAAGTGAAGTGTCCATAAAGATGGTGGTGAGGATAAAGTAGAAATTATTTGacagatataaatattttattcattcattcttccatttcCCTTCATtgaatgcctgctgtgtgccaggcaccatggtGGGCCTTGACAGCTGGAGGGCAATGACCAATGCAAAAGATTTGAGGTTATCACTTTCAGGTTCTGAACCCAGACCCTGAAGAGTCTGAGAAAAGTGACCCCTGTCcttactgttttctgttttgttggtgCCTGGGGTAAATGAACAGTTTTCTCCAGTTGCTTTTTCCTGGGCTTTTGGGGAAGtagggaaagacagaaagaacatgGACTTTTGTGTGAGACACACCTGGCTTTGCCAGCTACACCACCATGTACCTGAACCTCTCTGAATTTCCTCATTGGTGGTgtttacatgtttcttttttagTGATGATTCCATGCAGTATTGAGCATGAATGGACCCAATATAGTATGTGCATGGCAGGCACTCAATGCAGGTTAgtttcagtctttgctttctaTCTGCTCTGAAACCATCGTGAAAGAATGAAGCAGATGCAGAAGGGGAGTGGGCCATCAGAATGGCATTCCTGATTTTAATACTCATACGTGGATTATGTTCATGAGTACAACAAGGGGGATAAATTGTGATGGTTCATAACCTTATCTTGCTTCTTTTCCACTGAAAAAATCATGGGAATGTAAGTAAGTGGAATAATGGCAttacaaaaatgcaaatatatcacAGCTTTGATTAGTTAACTGTCACATCACAGTGTCTGTGATATACCCCACAATTGTTAGTGACTCAGCAGTGTTATAGCACTTTGCTTAAGAGTGGCTGATCTCAAGCATCTCTTGAGATTTGGGAACTCTTGAGCCAACTCCCACCTCAGTCTCGGATTCCCAGCCCGTCTCTAGTAATGTAATGTTCTAGCCTAGGGAGGAAGCCTGGCTGGGGCCAGTGAGGTGGAGGCATTAGCAGATGCCTTAGTGCCCCCATGGGAATTCTCTGTGGAGCTAAAAGCTGAGATGCTGTCAGAGGAGCACTTTGTTATCTCTGAAAGCTTCTCCCCACAAGCTCATCTCCTCAGGCCCCTCTGACACTCCTACTTCATTTCTCTGGGTCCTCTCTGTGGCACTGTCTTTTGTTCAAGATACCATTCAGCACAGACCTTCTTCCTGCCTTCCCTAGGTACTACCCTGACTTTGGACCCAGACCTTGTCCCTATTTTCTTGGACCCTCATTCCCAACTTTTTCCTTGTTAATCAATCAGATTTCTCTCTTAGTCCATGTCCCCATTGACCTTTCCTTGGGATCTTGGGGGATTTGTTGGGGTTGAGGATAAACTTCTAGGCCTTACAGAACCTGGCTTTACAGAACCTCTGTTCCCTTCACTCTGCAGCTTTGTCTCAGTAAAGGACCTCAGGACCCAACAGCATCTCCCGTGCTGCAGTCACTTGTCCTGGAGCAGCACTGCATACCAGGATTGGGCCCAGGAAGCTGGACCACGTGGAGTCCTCCTACCCCAGGAGCAGCTGTTACTTGCAGGGACACTGACAGACCGATCAGGGGACTTGGAACATGAGTGCAGGAATGGAAGCCTCTACATAAGAGATAACACTGGTACCCTGGGCTGTGAGGTGAGTAGGAAGAGGGCCTATTCCCTGAGTAAGATGCCTCGGATCCTAATAAGAATGGTGTCTGGGGAGCAAGGCAGTTAAGTCCCTGAGGGAGCAAAGATGGAATGGGGCGGATTGGATCTGAGGGTCCTGATTAACCCTTGCCCTTGGTCTTTTCTAGCTCATAGATCTGGACCTTTCTTGGTTGGGCCACCTCTTCCTGTTCCCCAGTTGGAGTTACCTCCCTCCTACAATAAAGTCCTCCGGAGAAGGGCACTTGGAGCTCTGGGGTGCTCCGGTGCCAGTGTTTCCCTTGACCATCAGTCCTGGCCCTCTCACTCCCATTCCTGTTCTCTACCCAGAGACTGCTTCTCGCCTGCTCAGGCACAGGTAATTCTTCCATCTAGGGGAGGACAGAGCACCGTGATACTGGGAGGATGGTGGTGGGTCagtggaaggagggaaagaaaggtaTTGAGAGTAATAGAGATGGAATATTTCCAAACGAGGGGAACGAGGGGGCCTCTCAGAAAGTTAAGAGCAGGATTCTTTGAGAGAAATGTGCCTTATCTGAGGGCAAGTAGAGTTTGAAGGAGGTTTTTAGAATAACAGCTTTGGGTTGGGAAATTTTACATCAGTGTCGCTGCTAGATTATAGTGGAAGAGAAGGCATttgtagagaaaaagaagagaaataaaaatgacttatttctctcttccctctacCTTTTTTAGAAGCAAGTGCAGAGATGTGCAGCCAAACCTTGCTGGGACGCTGGTTCGATTGAGCGCTCTGGTGAAAAGTCAAAAGAGAGCCTACTTCGTCCTGTCTCTCGGTGGCTCGTCCCCAGCTGGCAGCCATGTGTCTGTCATTGTGCAGGTGAGGATTAGGGTCAACTCAGGGGTGTGGAGATGTGGAAGGGGTGTACGCACTCTTAATAGGAAAGATAACACCATAGGAGGACCCGTGTAGGAAAGGAGGGCAATTGGGGAGACCTGTTTCTGGCACAGTGCTGTTGAGGGAAGAGGCCAGGTGGCAGCCTCCCTGTGTGCAGGAGGAAGGAAGTAGACGTCCCTACTGTGCAGTTCATTCGAGTAGACAACTTTCGTATTGTGTGTCCCATTTTGAAAAACTGCCAGCGTCATTTGTTTTTCCCCTGCATTAGAAGAATGACCAAGGAAAGtgtttatcttaacaccattaaAACATAGAATacatgtacttaaaaaaaaaacaaacctggtaCTCGTTGAGTCTTTTTACATCAACTGGTAGGATTTTAAAGTCATTCGTTTTTACACTGATTATTGTTCGGTGACTTATACAAAATTATCTGCATAGTGTTTTAGaagcatttaaaacaaaagatgaaaaggcTCTCAGATGTGCAtagcaaaaaaggaaactatgaaatTTATTAGCACTATAACAATTCTTACCTGTGTCTATGTGTGTCATGAGCTGGAATAACAGTGATTAGAATGTAAAGAAACTAAAAATGCTTAGAAATCACCCAAATGTCCCATCTTGTTTTTTCTTCCTGGGTTAAATTGGAGCTTATGTATATTGTTTACATTAGAATGTTTTAAGTCATCtggagcatttaaaaattatgtgcatGGTAGGGTTGACTCATTCATGTTCTATGTCAAGGGAGAAGTCTCTGAAATGCACTTGAATTCCTACAGGGCAGCTAAAGTAGTGAAAGCCTTTTGGGTAGTTTATAATCTTATCGTAATTTCTATATCGTTTTGATTCATAAAATAAGTAGAATAATACAAAGCAGTGTGTAAGTTCCAAGATGGTACAGTTGTAACTGCTATAGCAGGTTAGCTAGAATTTATTATGTGGACAGAAGCCTTATGAGGGAGTTCAGACTTGATCTGGTTCTTGAAGGATGGATAGGATTTGAATGactggaagagaaggaaaggtatCTGGGACTAGAGATTCACCTGTCCCAGGATTCAGCCTTTACTGAGTAtgtgctatatgccaggcactttggTCAGTTCAGAGGCACAAAACTGAATAAGATAATGGCTCTTGTCCTGCAGAAGCTCTCAACCAGTTGAGTGAGTCAGTAATTACTGTTCAGGATCATAGTGCTGTGGTAGATAAAAGTATGTGCTCAAGGCACTGTGAGGGTGCAGAGGTGGGCTTTGGAATAAGCTTGGTCAGGGGAGGAGAGATCTTGCTATGTTTATAGGCTGTGGAAGAGACACATTGGAGACGTACTGTCACCTTAGATGACCCCAGTGAATCTCTTCTGTGATAGAGGAGTGTGGTCATCTCTTGAAAGACTGGACTCTGAAAAGAGGAGTAAAGGTTCAGGGTAACTGCTGTGCTAGGCGTTGAGGATGAGAGGTCACTAAGCAGTGCCAGAGGCCCAGTTGAAGTTTAGCATCAATGTTTGGCCCTGGGGCGTCACAGAGTGTCTTCTAAGGCAAGAATCCTTCCTCAGTAGGGTTTTTGCATTAGGAGAAGAGTTGAGAAAACAGGGCTGTGATGCAGTAGACTCGAGGTGAAGGGTGGGTAAAAAATGGCAGGATTTAGGGGATAGGTGTTTAGAGACTAGCATTtggatggaggaagggaaggaccTCAATGTCTGAATAAAGGAGAAGCAACTGCAATATTGGGAGGTCCTAGTGAGAGGTTAGAGAAAGTCTAGTGAGCGTAGGGGGAGCAGGGGGGAACAGAAGCAccagtgttcattcattcatgtgttcGGTCAGACCATTATTAACTGGTTTTAGAATAGAAATGGGAATCTGTGAAGCTGAGCCCAGGGACTATGAAGTTCAAGCATCCTGAATCTCGGTGTGTTTTGAAGCCCCTAAGAAGGGCAGCAGCGCTCTGTTACCCGTTAGAGGAGCATGCGGTAGGAGATTGTTACATTTACTAACAGTGCCATCCATGTAGCTTTTTCCCTTCTGCTTAAATTTCTTCAACAACCACCCTTCTCCAGTCCATATGATATCCTCTGctgttagttatttatttttattttcccacttggatgtttcttattttctgacaCATTAAAAGTCTTCGGCATGTTATTTCTGGGTTTTTCCCCCCGACATCTTGGCTTTTCCATCTGGTCTCCTGCAACTCCCAAGAACATTCCCCCTCCATCCTGGCCAAGGTTTTCACTCCCTTGCTTATTCTGAGTTCTGAATAGTTCTGTGTGGTTGCCTCCTGCTTAAATCACCCTTCTGTCTCCTCTCCACTTCAGCAAACCAGAGATGGCTTTCAGGACCCTGGCAAGTTCCACTTCTTTCACTCGGCGTTCCTGATCATTCTAACCCATCCCAaccatctctttctttctctaaaacCTTCCCAAATGTGTATTGTTTTTGCCACTTGTTTATATGTGTCTCCATGTTATTACTTGGGTTTGTGTCTGTGTTTCCCAGTGGTTTGAAATAAGTTGGAGTAGAGAGAACTGTCTATTATATTTCCCTTAACTGGATACGTACCTAATGGTGTACTTATTGATTAAATAAGTGAAAGTTGTTTGTATGTTATGGAGTAGGATGGGGAAATGCAAAAAGGGcaaaattttctgaatgtagtatttatatattttggaggaaGTTTTAGGGATGCTTTGTATCTTGGGGGAGGGATTAGGAAACATTTGCCATCTCCTATGAGAGGGGAGAGATCCTGAAAATTCTATGGCTTAAGACTTAATTGGCAAACAAGGAAGATGAAGAGTCAAGGAAAGGCTCTTGAGGAGCAGGTCCCTGAGGTCACATCATGATGGGCAGGGGCTCTGGCAGAGGGGCAGCATCATGGGGGCATCTCACGTGTCATGTTTCCCGCCTCCGCACAAGCCAGGTCCCTGCCCAGCTGGTGTGGCATCGAGCCCTTTGGCCTGGTAGGGCCTATGTGCTGACAGAGCTGCGAGTGTCCAAGCTCCGTGGTCACCGTTACTGGATTTGGATGACCGGTCCCTCCTCCCAGCTGTTGCCGTTGAAACCAGAATGTGTTCAAGAGCTGGAACTGGAGCTGGATGGGCCCCTCTTAGAGGCTGACCCCTCACCACCACCCATACCATGCAACCCCCAAGACAAGAAGGGTCCAGAAGGTCTTGTTCGGGACTCCAGACTCTTATCATACACGGTGAGCATAAGGGAGAGATCCTTGAGCTGAAGGAGCAAGAAATGTGGGTTCTTCAAAGAGGAGGAATAGGGATCAACTGGCCCTTTGATTTCTTTGCAGGGAACAATCACTGACGTGCTGAATCGTCCTGCGGGCCTCTATGAGCTGGACGGGCAGCTGGGGCTCTGCCTTGCCTACCAGCATCTCCATGGCCTCAGGCGAGTAGTGCGACCAGGTGTCCGTCTGGAGGTATGTGAGGGGTCACATCTGGTGACAAAAAGAGACCCTTTTAGTAGCTTCACTTAACCTTTGTGGTCTGGCCTTTTTTTGCAGCAGGTTGATACCTCTACAgcagaattataaaaataataaatgtgtgttggagTAGGGTGGTGCTTTTGTTAGGAATGATTTGGATGAGAGTTCAGATCAGAAAGGAGTAGAGACTGGTGCTCTGGGAGGAGCAGTTGGGTCCAGAGCATCTCCTTTCCAGAGGACCTTAACcggaggaggagctgcaggaacTGAAGCACAGGTTTAGAGCCAGGACCGTTTCAGGCAGCCTGATGAACAGCCAAGGCCACACTGGCCAGGAGTCCCCTGGCCTCCACAAAGACTGAGTGGAGCTCCTGGGAGATGAAGCCTTTACTGCAGGGTAGTGGGTTGTGATGGAAGGTGAAACATAGAGGCTGGAGGGAAATAACCTGTAAAGGAGaaattatatttctcctggaacccagGCAGTGGAAAACTGCATTTAACTCTGCCTGGGGTCATTGAGCTGGGGGCTTCAcctttgctttttcactttttctgccTCCCCAGCTCCAGGATGTTCACCTCCTGCAGTCAGTGGGCGGAGGGACAGGAAGGCCTGTGCTGGCCTCCTGCCTCCGTGGCGCCGTTCTGCTTCGGGGCTTCTCTCGTCAGATGCCTGAGACTCAGTCTTCCCACCGAGCCCAGGGGGCCTCCCTGTATGAGCAGCTGGTGTGGGAACATCAGTTAGGACTTCCCCTCTACCTGTGGGCCACCAGGGCCCTGGAGGAGCTGGCCAGCAAGTGAGGAGGACGAGGGTCTGTgctgtgggggtggtgggagtggGACACTTCCTCAGTAAGGGAAGCCGGATTCTGGAAGAGACAGGGTCTTTGGGGAAGTGACTCAGCTGTTTTCCCTGGCCAAGGCTGTGTCCCCACATGCTGAGACACCACCAGTTCCTGCAGCATTCCTCTCCCGGGAGCCCCAGCCTGGGACTACAGATCCTTGCCCCTACCTTGGAGGTTCTCATTCCACCCTGCTGCCCTAGTCGGAATCCACAAAACGAGATCCTTGAAGAGCCACATCACTGTCCACTCCAGAAGGTAGGAGGATGTGGCAGAAAGAGGGCAGCAGAGGTAATGCCCTGGGGGGACACCCAGGGCACAGGGGAAGTGTAACCtgatctctcttctctctctgacaGTATGCTCGGCTGCAGACCCCCTGCTCTTTCCCTACTCTGGCCGCCCTGAAAAAGGAAGGGGAGTGCAGGGCCTGGGACTCCTTTGACCCTAAGACCCTTCTGCCCCTCCCAGAGGCTTCTCATCTGCCCAGCTGCGAACTCAATCAGCGCCTGGCCTGGTCCTGGCTCTGTCTGCTGCCCTCTGCCTTCCACCCAGCCCCGGTAAGTGGGGTTCCAACAGGGCTCAGGGGgctttttttgttccattttcacTGTCACTACCATAGTCCTTTCTTGTCATTTTGACAGCACTAACCTTCTAACTAGACCACTCCATCTATTCTTGGCCCCTTCCAATCCATTATCCCTGCAGCAACTAGAAAGGGATCAAGTGAAATGTTCAGTTGGATTACAAAATTCTTAATTTCAATCCTTCTCTTGCACCAAGTAGAAAATAAACTCCAAGCAgccatcaaaaataaattaaatcaatcaatcaattaatcatTCCATCCTTCTCTTATTtctcccagtgcatataaaaccAGAACTCCTTATTGTGTCCTATGAGGGCTTACATGGTTTCCTGCCTCTAACCTCCATTTGTATACTTTCTCTCCAGCTAGTAAATGTGTGGATGCACGTGTGTTTTTTTTCACATCTGTCTTTCTCACTTGAATATAAATTCTTTGAGGTCAGAGACCATGTTTTTTTGGTTCAATTTGTAACTAACagttaacacagtgcctggcatgtagatGATCAgtatatttgtttaataaaactTGACGCCTCTGCCTTCATCTCCTTGCAGGTTCTACTTGGTGTTCTGGCACCTTCTTCTCGTAAAGGTTGTCTGAAACTTCAGGACCAAAGTGGTTCCCTCTTATGCCTCCTCCTGGCCGACCCCTCGCAACCCCTCACTGACCCCAGGCTCATAGGTTTGGAGTTCAGAGGTTGAGGG
This is a stretch of genomic DNA from Camelus bactrianus isolate YW-2024 breed Bactrian camel chromosome 16, ASM4877302v1, whole genome shotgun sequence. It encodes these proteins:
- the CTC1 gene encoding CST complex subunit CTC1 isoform X4, with amino-acid sequence MIPCSIEHEWTQYSMCMAGTQCSFVSVKDLRTQQHLPCCSHLSWSSTAYQDWAQEAGPRGVLLPQEQLLLAGTLTDRSGDLEHECRNGSLYIRDNTGTLGCELIDLDLSWLGHLFLFPSWSYLPPTIKSSGEGHLELWGAPVPVFPLTISPGPLTPIPVLYPETASRLLRHRSKCRDVQPNLAGTLVRLSALVKSQKRAYFVLSLGGSSPAGSHVSVIVQVPAQLVWHRALWPGRAYVLTELRVSKLRGHRYWIWMTGPSSQLLPLKPECVQELELELDGPLLEADPSPPPIPCNPQDKKGPEGLVRDSRLLSYTGTITDVLNRPAGLYELDGQLGLCLAYQHLHGLRRVVRPGVRLELQDVHLLQSVGGGTGRPVLASCLRGAVLLRGFSRQMPETQSSHRAQGASLYEQLVWEHQLGLPLYLWATRALEELASKLCPHMLRHHQFLQHSSPGSPSLGLQILAPTLEVLIPPCCPSRNPQNEILEEPHHCPLQKYARLQTPCSFPTLAALKKEGECRAWDSFDPKTLLPLPEASHLPSCELNQRLAWSWLCLLPSAFHPAPVLLGVLAPSSRKGCLKLQDQSGSLLCLLLADPSQPLTDPRLIGCLVRAERFQLVIERTVRSNFPSWKELSMTGFIQKQQARVYVQFFLADALILSVPRPFFHSASSSTPPQTEPSLPEGPHGGHSRLFLLSHKEALMKRNFCVPPRASSEVPKPTLSFHVSGNWLRGTQRKEGTGWGPPEPMEDENVDQKVLLIFLGSSVRWFEFLHPGQVYRLVAPGPLQTPMLLEEGGSSCISQRPLELAGCASCLTVQDEWRLELESPQDIPEVLGINRALPETSLTDLLSGNSTDSLVSFSAEILSHLRMMPGSTGAIKRCVKLTVALETADCEFPLHLDIYIEDPHLPPPLGLLPGARVYFSQLEKRVSRSHNVYCCFRSSTYVQVLSFPPDTTISAPLPHIYLAELLQGRRAPFRATASCHVVSVFSLQLSWVCAHCTSLCPQLLSLFQGRCTCQSPSCPTQTSISQASIRLLVEDGTAEAVVTCRNHQVAAALGLRPSEWTSLLEFVRGPGRVALQFIGPGAQLESSAKMDEPLTRFLQTLCISFSVLRPIVLSFELKRKPSKIISLEPPRLQRFQCGEFPFLTRVNPRIQLSCLSIQEHPSALRALDPYC
- the CTC1 gene encoding CST complex subunit CTC1 isoform X5, whose product is MAASRAEALATEQAWLEAAQAFIQETLCAPAKERDVQLTELVIDCVKTVCLSQGRNQGFTLPLSYSFVSVKDLRTQQHLPCCSHLSWSSTAYQDWAQEAGPRGVLLPQEQLLLAGTLTDRSGDLEHECRNGSLYIRDNTGTLGCELIDLDLSWLGHLFLFPSWSYLPPTIKSSGEGHLELWGAPVPVFPLTISPGPLTPIPVLYPETASRLLRHRSKCRDVQPNLAGTLVRLSALVKSQKRAYFVLSLGGSSPAGSHVSVIVQVPAQLVWHRALWPGRAYVLTELRVSKLRGHRYWIWMTGPSSQLLPLKPECVQELELELDGPLLEADPSPPPIPCNPQDKKGPEGLVRDSRLLSYTGTITDVLNRPAGLYELDGQLGLCLAYQHLHGLRRVVRPGVRLELQDVHLLQSVGGGTGRPVLASCLRGAVLLRGFSRQMPETQSSHRAQGASLYEQLVWEHQLGLPLYLWATRALEELASKLCPHMLRHHQFLQHSSPGSPSLGLQILAPTLEVLIPPCCPSRNPQNEILEEPHHCPLQKYARLQTPCSFPTLAALKKEGECRAWDSFDPKTLLPLPEASHLPSCELNQRLAWSWLCLLPSAFHPAPVLLGVLAPSSRKGCLKLQDQSGSLLCLLLADPSQPLTDPRLIGCLVRAERFQLVIERTVRSNFPSWKELSMTGFIQKQQARVYVQFFLADALILSVPRPFFHSASSSTPPQTEPSLPEGPHGGHSRLFLLSHKEALMKRNFCVPPRASSEVPKPTLSFHVSGNWLRGTQRKEGTGWGPPEPMEDENVDQKVLLIFLGSSVRWFEFLHPGQVYRLVAPGPLTPMLLEEGGSSCISQRPLELAGCASCLTVQDEWRLELESPQDIPEVLGINRALPETSLTDLLSGNSTDSLVSFSAEILSHLRMMPGSTGAIKRCVKLTVALETADCEFPLHLDIYIEDPHLPPPLGLLPGARVYFSQLEKRVSRSHNVYCCFRSSTYVQVLSFPPDTTISAPLPHIYLAELLQGRRAPFRATASCHVVSVFSLQLSWVCAHCTSLCPQGRCTCQSPSCPTQTSISQASIRLLVEDGTAEAVVTCRNHQVAAALGLRPSEWTSLLEFVRGPGRVALQFIGPGAQLESSAKMDEPLTRFLQTLCISFSVLRPIVLSFELKRKPSKIISLEPPRLQRFQCGEFPFLTRVNPRIQLSCLSIQEHPSALRALDPYC